From a region of the Lactuca sativa cultivar Salinas chromosome 4, Lsat_Salinas_v11, whole genome shotgun sequence genome:
- the LOC111921568 gene encoding uncharacterized protein LOC111921568 produces MDSMSPCPDDKSDVSLKPYMPPLPFPIRAIPDEKVKAYRDFMEHVKALQVNIPFVETMLQTPKYLNLLKGLFAARKDMAEVAELVLNELPEKKGDSGSISIPCQFGNILATQALNDSGASINLMPFSFFKKLNLPKPRFINMKIHLADKTIIHPRGVCEDLLIKVDKFVFPVDFIVLDMEEDPKIPIILGRPFLNTACTLIDVCESTLTLRVGDESDVFKAIPDIKQEETRKEEVSSIDLDDEILQKELVLLQEEDPSKFILSSGGNDDVEKD; encoded by the coding sequence atggactcgatgagtccatgcccTGATGACAAATCTGATGTTTCCTTAAAGCCTTACATGCCTCCTTTACCATTTCCAATTCGAGCCATACCTGATGAAAAGGTCAAAGCATATAGAGATTTCATGGAACATGTTAAAGCCCTTCAAGTCAACATCCCATTTGTTGAAACGATGCTTCAAACACCCAAATATTTAAACTTGCTTAAGGGTCTCTTTGCTGCTAGAAAAGATATGGCAGAAGTCGCGGAGTTAGTATTAAATGAACTACCAGAAAAGAAGGGTGATTCGGGAAGCATCTCGATTCCTTGCCAGTTTGGAAATATACTTGCTACTCAAGCATTGAACGATTCGGGTGCAAGTATTAACTTAATGCCTTTTTCTTTCTTCAAGAAGCTAAATTTACCGAAGCCAAGGTTTAtaaatatgaagatccatttggcggacaagACAATCATTCATCCAAGAggtgtttgtgaagatcttctcatAAAAGTGGACAAATTTGTATTCCCCGTGGACTTTATAGTGCTtgacatggaagaagaccccaaaattccaattattttggggagaccATTTTTGAATACCGCATGCACATTGATAGATGTATGTGAGTCCACACTAACATTGAGGGTAGGAGATGAGTCAGATGTGTTTAAAGCTATACCGGATATTAAGCAAGAAGAAACAAGAAAAGAAGAAGTTTCCTCCATTGATTTGGATGATGAAATACTCCAAAAAGAACTTGTACTCCtacaagaagaagatccaagtaaATTTATACTATCTTCTGGAGGAAATGATGATGTTGAAAAAGACTAA